The following DNA comes from Erythrolamprus reginae isolate rEryReg1 chromosome 8, rEryReg1.hap1, whole genome shotgun sequence.
tttcacctgctgttgtgcacattcaactttgtacagaacaaagtattcaatgagaatatttcattcattcagatctaggatgggttctttgagtgttccctttatttttttttgagcagtatatatatatgcgtgcgtgcgtgcgtgtgtatgtCACGTTttaactgaatttgaaaattaagggagattaggatagatctatttcggctttgttgtggcctcatcagctagtcataccctcacactgggatttgaacttgcagcctttgccttgtaaggcagagtattatgtatatagtgtgtgtgtgcatgcgtgcatatgcacacacacacacacacgtatgtatgtattgtatatgtgtgtgtataaagagataaagagatagataggtaggtagatagatagatagatagatagatagatagatagatagatataaaatacCTCCAAACACCCAGTATGATTCAATATTAGTCCTTACCTAATCTGCCTAAAAGCATTTGTCCAGCGTCTTTGATCTCGTTGTATTCATGAAGCAGAGTAATGTGGTTTTCCAGTTCCTCCAGGTTGTATcctctggggaaaaaaatacaacaaCCACCAAGATCAGAAAAGTCACGACAAATTATTTTTGTGTAATTCTTAAGAAACGTTGGAAGAGAAACAAGATTTGAGAAAAATATTGACTGTATTTTATGTGTTGTCCTGTCTTCTAGTAAACCCAGCCTTGAAAAAACACAGACCACAGAATAAAAATAGGGTTTTGGAGTTGTCCAGAGCGCTCCATTCGCCAAACAGTAGGTTTGGCCCATGTAAATTAATTCAACTTTCCTCCTGAAAAGATTATTGTACTCAAGATGCAATTGCCCACCCATCAGGGTGTCCAGCgggaaaacattttgaaattccctgatatttccctgacatttccctgtaacttgcgatctaattAAGGCGAGgttgtagatgatgtcataccaaacggctaagccgtggagaaatatcggtagctaaagaagcaagttgttgccacagttatgctcatttttgcttgactcagccaggcagtgcgatccattcttttacatgatttccccctcatttttaaacattttaatggtttgtttcccccccccgatTCATTCCGTTTTTTtgacgaattccctgataattccctgattttcctgttttccaggtttgctggacaccctgaccAATGCAATTCAGCAGTCTGAAACAGATCTCTTAGTGTACGTTAAACATGTAGAAATACACACTCAGTCTTGATTTGCGCTATTTCCTGATCCACAGTAATCTCCCTGCTTTTTAGCTCTTCAATTTCGCGCTGCAAAATGTCCTTATTGGCAGGTTGACCGCTCCTTGGAGAAAGAACCTGTGGAACAGAGAAGGGCAGAGAAAGTTAAAACGTTTTTATGATTTCAGCACTGGGGGTGGGTAGGATGCTGAGAGATTTTAGAATTGCTTCAGATGGACATCATAATGACAGAGTCAAAATCTATTCAGCCCTGTAACCTGCTCTATTCATTAAAAATCTAACCCAACCAATGATATCTCATGGGTTACAgctgaatatttttaaagaaaattaaatcaagTGTCTTTAAAAATGTtgatttgcctttaaaaaaaatgataccatttacttttatttgattgcaaataaaGATCTAGAGCCAATCAACATGCATAATTCCAACACCCAcaaatttggccttctccagatctcatcaaccagacaatgttgcttggtgggatctaggggaagaaccctctctgtggcggccccggccctctggaatcaactccccccagagattagaacggcccccaccctccttgtctttcgcaaattactcaagacccacctttatcgccaggcatgggggagttaagatattccctcccctaggccattacaagttatgcatggtatgttagtgtgtatgtttggttttataataagggtttttagttgttttattaataggATTGTTAcaagctgttttttatcattgttgttagccgccccgagtctgcggagaggggtggcatacaaatccaattaataataataataataataataataataataatttatgttgccaagcttgggacgATGAGATCTTGGCCCCTTGGTcaacaaatgttatgtatggttgatTTCTGAATGGATATGATTTATTTTTAGCATgattgggattttagattagttcaGCTAGttataattaattggatttagccattgtattttattgtttccttttatatattgtaagctgccccgagtccttggagagaggtggcatataaatccaattaataaataataaataaatagtcttatTTTGACCTGTTGAATTTAACTTTTAGTCCTACTTGGTTTACAGCCAAGAGATAACAACCAGGATCCTGGCCACGTATCAGAATCACCTACAGAGGTTCTTCTCAAGGAATGTGGACTACAATTGTGGTTTCCAAAATTGCTTCCTACATTCCTAGAATGTCAGACCCATCTATCAATGCACATTCTATAGAGCAGTAGTCAGCAACTCGCGGCTCTGGAggcacatgtggctctttcatccctttgCTGTGGCTCTCTATTGCCAGTTGGCTCCACGATTGACAGGGTTTatggttaggacaggtagagggaAAAGGATTCCCCgcaaggagactctatggtgggggaactggacatccggtcagcagaggaaaaaggatgccacgcTAAGAGGAGATTCTAGGGTGGGGGAAGTGGACTTCTGGTTAACTCCATAATTGAACAGGAGCCTTCCAGTTAGGagctttgtggctctttgagcgTTTAACGTTGCTGACCCCTGCTACAGAGGGATGAGAAATTTAATTTTACAGACACTTACCGGAGACTTAAAGCTTGCATTACAACTTCTCCGGGATGCTTGAGGtgtcctgaattttttttttttttaaagaaagcaaatCAAGAAAAGAACTTAAAAATGCTTCAAGTGAGTCAGGTTTGTTAGTGATTCAAGCTCTCAATGTAAAAAGGTAAAAGAAACAGTTTTTAATAAAAAGCAAACCCGCAAAATACACATTACTTTTCTGGTTTAACGCCAAAGTAactgcaaagaaaagaaaaggattcCTTtgctaataataaaaacattctaaacaAGTGAGCACATAATGTGCCATCACGTGTGTgcagtaagaaagaaaagagaaggaaaaaacaacaaagtgAGGACAGCAAATTAAACTTAAATACAGTAATCACAGGTGGGAAGATTTTAGCTGggacagaaaacaaaaaaaaaggtaaCAATTTAAACAAGCGTAACACCTTTTCGTAAAGTCCAGTGGTACAGAGCTGACTATTTGAACAAGGTTAGCCAAGAAATTAATTAAAAGTGCAAGATTTAAACCACTCTTACCTCCATATTAAAGGTTTGGGGGACATTTTCCCCCTTACTCCCAGGTTGTGCTTGCCTCCTTGATTCAAAGGGGATTCATGTTCTTGTTTAGctggaatattttccaagccagtGGTAGAACTGCAATCCGCAActacttcctttcccttctgCATTGGGTGATTCATAACAATTGTCAGCTCACGGTTGTACGTAATTCATAAGCATCTTGTTCGCTAGGTTGTGGTCCAAAAACTGAGATTGTTGGCTTATTTCTTGCATGGATCCATCTCCTCTGCGAAAGCTGTGACAttaaaaaaattcatttaaaaaaaaacaacccagaatGATTCAAAAATAAAACATCAGAAAATAATGCCCAACATACAAGGGACTAAGTAAAAGGGCCAGCAAGGCAAACAGACAAAATCCACAAACAGAAAGTCAAGTTCCTTCAAGAAATTACAAGGCAAGCATCATACTAAAAACCAAATTTATACCTTGTTAACCTAGGAGTTAGTGTTGGGAATATTTAGGAATTTTTGGAATAGTATTGATACCCATGTTAAGGTGGTGCTTAAAAAGTCAATGAAGGATTTAACACTGGTTAAATCAATATTATGGATTCCTCAACTTTTAGGTGAAATCTTGCACtcttacaataaataataatattaatattaataataataaaccacttctgtatttgtgacactttttaaaatgttcagttgactgagttttgtgtttaataataataatttattcaatgtctttgctgcccaactcccaccATTTCCATCTAAAACAGAGCTAGAAAAGACCTTGGAGatcctctagtccagccccctgttcaagcagaaaaccctttcagacaagtggctgtccagtctcttaacaccctgccttttccattttCCCCCCAGCAGGTTTCTACAGCTGGCAAAGCACCTTGAAGATTCAACCCAGGAAGGGCCAAATCttctataacaagcaggaagagggagat
Coding sequences within:
- the SWI5 gene encoding DNA repair protein SWI5 homolog; the encoded protein is MNHPMQKGKEVVADCSSTTGLENIPAKQEHESPLNQGGKHNLGVRGKMSPKPLIWRTPQASRRSCNASFKSPVLSPRSGQPANKDILQREIEELKSREITVDQEIAQIKTEGYNLEELENHITLLHEYNEIKDAGQMLLGRLAAIRGVTTKDLYPEFDLDLHD